CTCGTCGTTCGGCGTGCTGCTGTACTACCTGATCGCGAACGCCGCGGCGTTCCGCCAGAGGGGATCCGCCCGCCGCTACCCGCGCCTGCTGCAGGTGGTCGGCGCGCTCGGATGCCTGCTGCTCGTCTCTACGCTGCCCGCGGTCGCCTCGCTGATCGGCACCGGTGTCGTGCTCGCCGGCGTCGGCTACCGGATGCTGCGGCTGAGCCTCGCCGCGCGCTGAGCGCCACGGGGAAGCAGCGACGATCGAGGCGCGCGCCACGCGGGTGCAGGTTTCCCGGGCGGCGCGGCGCCGGGGCGTACGCCACGTGAGTGCAGGCGAACACGCGGGCGCAGGCCGATCTCCGGGGAATCCACCTCCGCTGGTGTGTTCGCCTTCCTCGGCGACGGCTGATTCAGATCCGCTCGCGGTACGAGCTCGGGGGCATGCCGAGCACGCTGCGGAAATCCGTCGTCAGGTGGGCATGATCGGCGTAGCCGAGGTCGGCGGCGAGGGCACTCAGATCGGCTGCAGGGTCGTCCCGCAGTCGCTGAGCCGCCTCCTGCACTCGGCGGCGACGGATCATCGCGAGCGGCGGCATCCCCACGTACCGATGCGCCATGCGCTGCAGCGTGCGCAGCGACACGGCCAGCCGTGCCGCTGCCTGTTCCGCCGTGCGGATGCCCGAATCGGTCATCAGAAGCTGAGACATCGCATTCGCCTGGACGTCGGCATCCGTCACCGCGCCCTTCTGCTGGGCGAGCCAGCGCGAGACGACCTCGGCGGCACGGGCGTGCTGGTCATCGCCCGCCATCGCCGCTGAGACCTCGTCGACCAGCGCCGGCGCATCGATCATCAGGTCGGCGTCACGCAGCGCGGCGGGTTCTGCGGTGAGCGCGGCTGCACCAGCCGGCCTCAGCACAGCACCCACCGCCCAGCCTCTTCCGCGCAGGTCGCGGTGGGTGGCACGTGTCGTCGGCCCCGCCAGCTGAACTCCCTCGGACGAGATCACGAGGTTCAGGGCCGGATACGCCACGACCTCCTGGCGCGAGGTCTCGCCCCGCGGAAGATTCCACTCGGGAATCCAGAACCAGGCCACCAGCTCGGCGGCGGCAGGCGTCGGCGGGACCCGGTGGAACCGCGGCATCCGGTCGGGGAAGAGCACCCCGCGTCGTGCATCGATCACGCATCGAACACTACGCACGCCGTGCCGGATTGTCGCGAATCTTCAAGTGCGGCCTGCGGTGCCCTGCATACCGTCGAGTCATGACCACTTCAGACATGACCGGCACGGCCGGCCTCACCGGCACGCACACCACCGACGGACGCCCCAACGGGTCGACGTCGCTCACGCCCTTCCTCGCGATTCCGAACGCCGTCGCCGCCATCGCCTTCTACCGCGACGTCTTCGGCGCGCGCGTCGTCGACGTCACCGAATTCGACGGCGTCGTCGTGCACGCGGACCTCGACTTCGGTGCGGGGATGCTGCAGCTCGGAGAGCCGAATCCGACGTATCACCTGGTCGCGCCGCCGCAGGGTGACGACGACTGCTACTCGATGGGCCTCTATGTGCCCGATGTGGATGCCGTCGTCGCCCGCGCCGTCGAGGCCGGGGCGACCGTGCGCGAAGCGCCGTCGGACTTCGTCTCGGGTGACCGGTTCGCCAGCATCCGAGACCCGTTCGGCGTGCGCTGGTCGGTGATGACCCGCATCGAGGATCTCTCGGAAGAGGAGTCCGCGGCACGCGTCGCGGAATGGGCCGCACAGCAGGGCTGATCCACCCGCCGAAGGCCTGGACTCAGGACAGCGGCTTGACCTCGAGCGAGCCGACGGTGTCGCCGGAGCGCAGTGCCGCGAATCCGGTGTAGCCGTCGGCCGCCGCGCGCTCCAGCAGCGCCTTCATGTTCTTGGGTCGGCGCTCGAGGCGAACGCGTGCGACGCCGTCGCGCAGCAGCGCCGACTTGTGCGCCAGCAGCTCGGCCACCGGCACGTCGGCGTCGTGCACGAGCACGACGGCCTGCGCCGCCTCGGCCTCGACATCGGCGACCAGATCGATGATGCGCTCGAAGCCGATCGAGAAGCCCACAGCCGGCACCTGCTGGCCGAGGAAGCGGCCGATCATGCCGTCGTAGCGACCGCCGCCGCCCAGCGAGTAGTCCACCGACGGGTGGGCGAGCTCGAAGATCGTGCCGGTGTAGTAGCCCATGCCGCGCACGAGGAACGGGTCGTAGACCAGCGGCGACTCTCCCCCGAACTCGGTCTCTGCGACCTGTCCTGAGCTTGCCGAAGGGCCTGTCGAAGGGCGCGCGGCGGTGACTGCCTCTCCGAGCGAGACGAGGTGCGCGACGATCTCGTCGGGGGCACCCTCGGGCAGGGCCTTGCGGATCTGTCGCTCGCCGTACGGGTTGTGTTCCAGGGTCTGCGGACGACTCAGGAACGCCTCGAACTGATCGACAGCCGCGGCAGTGACCTCCCGCTCGCGCAGCTCGGCGGCGACACCCGAGGGCCCGATCTTGTCGAGCTTGTCGATCGTGATGAGCACGCCGGGGCGCTCGTCCTCGGTGAAGCCGAAGCTGTCGAGCATCCAATCCAGGGCGCGGCGGTCGTTCACGCGCACGATGCCACCCTCAAGACCGAGTGCGTCGACGGTGTCGATGGACGCCACGATCAGCTCGGCCTCGGCACGGGCGGAGTCGTCGCCGATGATGTCGATGTCGCACTGCACGAACTGGCGGTAGCGGCCCTTCTGCGGGCGCTCGGCCCGCCAGACCGGTCCGATCTGGATCGCGCGGAAGACCGTCGGCAGCTGGCCGCGGTTGGTCGCGTAGAAACGTGCGAGCGGCACGGTGAGGTCGTAGCGCAGGCCGAGATCGCTGAGTGCGGCGGGGTCGTCGGCCGCAGCGCGGATGCCGTCGGCGTCGAGGCCGCGGCGCAGGATGCTGTACGACAGCTTCTCGTTGTCACCACCCATCCCGGCGTGCAGGCGCAGGTGCTCCTCGACGACGGGCGTCTCGATCTCGTCGAAGCCATGCGCGCGGTAGCGCTCGCGGATGACGGCGAGCACGCGCTCACGACGGGCCTTGTCAGCGGGGAGGAAGTCGCGCATTCCGCGCGGCGGGTTCACGGTTGCCACCCGTCCATCTTTCCAGGTCTGAGGAGTATGCGAATCGGTATACTTAAGGTATGACTGTGACGACCATCAAGGTCTCCACCGAATTGCGGGACCGACTCAAAGAACAGGCCCGCGCCGAGAACAGCACCATCGGTTCGTACCTGGAGAAGCTGCTGGAGCGAGAGCTGCGGGCTCACCGCTTCGAGCAGCTGCGCGAGGCCATGTCCAAGACCACTCCGGAGGAATGGCAGAGCTACCGCGAGGAGACCGAGTGGTGGGATCGTGCCACTGAAGCATGAACTCGCACCGCGTGACATCGTCTGGATGAACCCCGACCCGACGGTGGGCCGCGAGCAGGCCGGCCGTCGCCCCGCGGTGGTCGTCGCCGGCG
The window above is part of the Microbacterium sp. nov. GSS16 genome. Proteins encoded here:
- a CDS encoding AraC family transcriptional regulator — its product is MIDARRGVLFPDRMPRFHRVPPTPAAAELVAWFWIPEWNLPRGETSRQEVVAYPALNLVISSEGVQLAGPTTRATHRDLRGRGWAVGAVLRPAGAAALTAEPAALRDADLMIDAPALVDEVSAAMAGDDQHARAAEVVSRWLAQQKGAVTDADVQANAMSQLLMTDSGIRTAEQAAARLAVSLRTLQRMAHRYVGMPPLAMIRRRRVQEAAQRLRDDPAADLSALAADLGYADHAHLTTDFRSVLGMPPSSYRERI
- a CDS encoding VOC family protein gives rise to the protein MTTSDMTGTAGLTGTHTTDGRPNGSTSLTPFLAIPNAVAAIAFYRDVFGARVVDVTEFDGVVVHADLDFGAGMLQLGEPNPTYHLVAPPQGDDDCYSMGLYVPDVDAVVARAVEAGATVREAPSDFVSGDRFASIRDPFGVRWSVMTRIEDLSEEESAARVAEWAAQQG
- a CDS encoding histidine--tRNA ligase, which translates into the protein MRDFLPADKARRERVLAVIRERYRAHGFDEIETPVVEEHLRLHAGMGGDNEKLSYSILRRGLDADGIRAAADDPAALSDLGLRYDLTVPLARFYATNRGQLPTVFRAIQIGPVWRAERPQKGRYRQFVQCDIDIIGDDSARAEAELIVASIDTVDALGLEGGIVRVNDRRALDWMLDSFGFTEDERPGVLITIDKLDKIGPSGVAAELREREVTAAAVDQFEAFLSRPQTLEHNPYGERQIRKALPEGAPDEIVAHLVSLGEAVTAARPSTGPSASSGQVAETEFGGESPLVYDPFLVRGMGYYTGTIFELAHPSVDYSLGGGGRYDGMIGRFLGQQVPAVGFSIGFERIIDLVADVEAEAAQAVVLVHDADVPVAELLAHKSALLRDGVARVRLERRPKNMKALLERAAADGYTGFAALRSGDTVGSLEVKPLS